ttatcttTAACTCACTATGTCAACACATAATGCAGATCTGCTTCCATTAACCACTTTATTATCAGACCCAAAATTAGAAACTATGAGGAACTTGTAAAAGATTagtcttttttatattattttaaaaaaatattgggAAGAACTGGACAAATCTATACAAGACAGGTCCTCTGAACAGGTCTTAAATGATTGAGAAGAACCAATAAGTATTTgcgcagttttattttatttctaatcatTAAATGCTACAAATTTCCTGCTTATGAATGCTACAAGGTTTAGCACGAAGGTGTCACACAACCACTTCAACCATAGTTGCTATAATATTGTAATAAACACGGAACAATCATGAAAAAGAATTTACTGCCGTAAGGTGCGGTGACGTCTGCCGTCAAGTGTGAGAAACTGCTGTGAAGTGTCGCAAACTTGACGTAGTGAAGAACTAATCTAAACACGAGCCGCTGTCAAACGTGTTGTTTATAAGATGGTATTTGTAAAATCTAAGAGTCACAAAGACGGATTGTACAGCCAGTTTGTCTAAAAGTTCAGCTGTCCAAATATGAAAACAAGGCCTAACGTTAAACATGCCGCCATTTTTAGCCAGTATCAAGGAGGAATATACATACACATAATGGTCCAAATGTATATTTACCCCACTCTGCATTTAAACAGAGTATGAACTATGCGTTATGAACCTTTCCGGCTGTTTCCACACGGGCTACGGGACATTGTGAGTCGGACGTCTGAGGCAACCCGGGACACTTACAGTGACGGTGACTTCATCGTCGTGGAGGATCAGAGCGGAGTAAATGCAGGCGAGCTCGGACACGGAGGCCATTGTAGATGTTGGATTTGATATCTGTGGCGTCGGATGCTTAAATTTTACGGTGCTAGTCGCCGGATTGAGGGCCTTAGCTTCGGATGAAGAACCGAGCACCTTAGGCACGTTAACTTCCTACAGCGGAAAGGGGGGAGAAAAGGGCGGGCTCTCGATATATATACGTGCGTCAGAAATGCGTAACTGTGACGTACTTACGCACAAAACGTAAAgtagcttttctttttgaactACAGACCACGAGCCACAGTCTATACTGAATAAATTTGATCTATTtatataataattatataaaatctgTGCAACAGTTCGTCTAGAATAATTACTTCTGatctatttttattatattaaataaaaaatctgtacatatctgtaaaatcagtgGAATCAGTGCAGCTGACTTGTAATTgtggcaggggtggaaatttaaaattttgtccaccagccactatgttTTAccggccactcaaatattttaccagccactacattttgttgtgacaaaaagttatttcatatgatgatgatgatgatggaggtgggtggaagcagtacaagctgaacaacacttctttctggacactgcatggaaataactagattttttcattttgttttaaaccattaaaagatgcatatctgtgcataaaaaattcagacaagtaaaatttatttctgtggagtgtttttgaagtatttttttgtgcttttgtaagtttttgtatgtaagttgtaatgtttttcagacacttgctgcttttaatgcatagatctatttatgctacccgcttatatttaacaggtaggatattctgatgaaggaagtgatttttgtggttttagaaagaccgttagacatagctgtttagccgtgctatggtaggaaaatctgacgaggaagcccAGATCGTCaaaacaccggccgtaggcgcgaacgcacactgaccgacgtcattgatttagtttaaaaaaacccgttgtttagcttttggttcttccctcgactactcttgaaaagcagaaaataaaatagcttcttttcacaacacctaattggtgttagactgcatgtaatctgtagtggatcgagtgcatcatatgggtttgcagtgaactgttgtgaTATTTTTATGCCGGTTTACTctgcctgaagtggtatttcgcttttatctaaaaaacattagggttgaatgttatttagatcattaactATCCAACAAttagttaatttaccaacaagtctttaactctgtttattcctctcatcatggacaacaagtcctgtgaatttggagacatttgttctttttttgcaaaagttatcAGGGGggaccaaatatttcagctgtctgaaataatcggttccccctctaaaacacaggacaaaaataatttacaaacaactccttacctgtgtttattcctctgtattatgatattaatagcacattttatttttaaaagaattatgtttttNAAAGTTATGAgtggggaaccaaatatttcagccgtctgaaataatcggttccccctctaaaacacaggacaaaaataatttaccaacaactccttacctgtgtttattcctctgtattatgatattattaacacattttatttttaaaagaatatttttttgtttttttaatgaaaaatatttgcccctctaaacaattctgttaatagataagtcattatttacggagacgcagggggaaccgtatctgatggggaaacgcggctcgacgtaacagcagcaactcgagcacattgctgccccctatatgtcaggaggacaaataacaccttttctctATAATTTACAGATTTATATGCAATTATCTTTTCTACCGTTCAATATCTAATATATAATATCTGATATTATAATTTCAACACCTTCAATAATGTTGCTACAAATGACTGATgttcacatatttttaaaataagttgcataaaataaaatgcttgttttttatgtccCTTTATGACGTGCATGAGAAAAATGCTCACTGCAATCAAAATTGTTACTTAttcatagttttgtttttatttcatttaaatcaaaaacacaaaaattacaataattttaaacatttcaaggCAAATCCTGGCAATTTTGCTCcagctacatttagcttgaGACAAATTATAAACTGGCCCTTTTCTGTCCAGAGCTCCTCGAATCAGAATGAGTATAATGGGTACATGAATTCCTTTTACAATATGTTTTACTTCAGCGGAACAATTAAATAAACGTAACTACATAAGGAAATCAAAATATGATGCGTAAATCCAGAGGTTTTAATACTTTCCTTAAGTCTTAGCATCACAGTTTCTTCCAAAATGTCAGTATCTACTTCAAACATTACATGAATTTGAGCTGCACAACCAAAGCTCACAAACCGCCCAAAGAAATCACTCACACTTTTGGCACTAATAGAATTTCTTGGCCCAGATGTGtaagaaaaaaggaggagagaataaaaaagaactCAAAACCTGTGAAATTTCAAATACAGAGGAATGCAGAAAACAGGACAGCTCTCAGTGTGCCTTCTTGTTTtatagtgaaaaaaataataatatacaggacgggggaaaaaaacaccaatttaCCCATGAATGCTGCTGGAACGTTTAAAGGGAAAATTAGGgaatttctttattattatgttaCTGAGCTTAAAGAGAACTTCAAAAATCTTTAACTtgaagttgcattaaaatcttcAGTCAGACATAATTTGCTTGTATTAAAAAGAACTTTCCCGATTCCATTCTCAGATTACtttaaatatacacacaaattgtttttgcctttaaatATTGAGCTTAAAAGGATTTTCCAAGCATTGGTCCCGAAACAGAGACTGGTCATTATTGTCTTGAATATTGTTTTCCATTGAATTTCAGTTAGAAACTGTAAATTAAACCGTTTATTCCTTTTGATAAATATGAATCAAACAGAATTTTTGGGACTCTTGTCAGTGTGGCAATCCAGTAATCTGCGTAACGAGCAGCGTCTGAAATGTTGCCTTACAAGCTGCTCAAAGACGCCTTTTCTAGGCTGTTTTGTCAGGACAACAGATTTAGCGTTACTGTTTCTCGTGCCCCACGATGCACTGCAAAACGTAAAGAACATCTCCTCACTGTACAAAGGCAAAACAAGCAGAAGCCGATTGTTGAATCAAATAAATTATCCCAGCCCATTAGATTAGATTCAGCTCAGTTATGTTTGTAAAAGTCGCAGTGCAACATTAAATCACTGCGGCTTTGCAGGAAGTAAAATTAATAATCGTAGCTGTTTTCATCAGAGCAGaacttaaataaatcaaatttctatCTACTGACTGTGTGGATCCATCATGCTGCAACGCCGTGTTTCTACAGTAGCCCAGAATGGACAAACCAAACACTGGCAGCATAAAGGGCCTTCCTTTCGCTGCTTTTAAGTTTGGAGCAGCCGTAGAGGAGGGCGACGTGCGAGGGTGTTCAGATGCTTGCAACCGTCCAGCtttgccactagatgtcagcaGAGCCTCAGTGGACGAGAGCGGAAACGTCAATCTCCACAGATCATAGGAGTCCGTGAGGAATGCTTTTCTACTCCTTGTGAGGCTTCCCTTTAGGTTTTTCATCATACGAAATGCCATATTCATTGACTCGAGTTCTGTCCACTGGGTAGAGCCTGGAGAGGGGAAGAGAAAAAGGGGTCTTAATTGGAATATTATGTActtttgttggttgtttgtgtgtgtgtgtgtgtgtgtgtgtgtaccatcTCTGGTAAAGGTAAATGAGAAAAACCACGTCGTCTCTGAAGCAGGCCAGTCTGTGAGATGTTGGCATGGTGATGATGAAGGCAAATACATCATCAATAAAGGTATTAAATGCCTGCAAACAGTAAAAATCTATTATTTCGGCACTAGTCAACAAAATAAggcatttaacaaaaacagaaatcaaaacacacacacaaaaaaaggtttgtcgTAGAACTGTCTTGTGAATATATACTCTTATGGCTCTTCACCCATTTGCCACATGAAATGAAGTAATTCAACAAAAGGAACAGTGTTCTCACCTTGTACATAAAGGCCTTCCAGGGCAGGTGAGCCACAGACTTCAGCTGTTACAGAAATAATTGAACATCACTTACaggataaaagcagaaaagcaaatGCACTGAAGTGGAGAAACTTTCAAGAGTGTCTGAACGATTACTGGTCAAAGAGCGGCCCTTTCTCTTTGACCTTAAGccgtatttttgtctttaagaaaaaaagaaaaactcacctTGTAGTTGACAAACAGCTGAGGCAGCATGAAGAGGAAACCAAAGGCATACACCCCTGCAATTGTTTTTACAGtagaaacagatttattgtgGATAATTTTGATAGATTGTGATTTTTGCATCAgggtaatttttaaaaaaggcactttttatAAACAGCAAATGCAGCTGAGGGAGTTAAAGTGTTTAATTTAGTGGTTTATTTTGTAATCAGTGCACTCAGAGTAAAAAGTAGCTCACCGTTCACCAAGCTGTTGATCAACCACGAGTACCagctaaaagagaaaacaggtaATTGATTAAACAATTAATACAACTGATTCAAATGAACACGGTCCACGCCTACCTTTTATATCGGAGGAAAATCAGAGCGTAGACTGCTCCTCCGATACACAGTGGGTACAGGAGGTATGAGAGGTACTTCATGGCCTGAGcccaacacaaaacaaacacaaatgagcCTAAAAGCTCCTTTTATTGGATTAGATGGAGCCTGAGTGAGTCAGCCTTTTCTTACCAGAGTATCATattcttctgttcttctttcTGATTCATCTAACTTTCCAAACTGTGTCaaagaaagcaaacacacacacacattttacagcTGTGAAGTCATATCACAACTTATATCTACATTAAATTCACTTCAAGGCTGATCATATTTCCTGTAAGTAGAATTGTGCCGTCTATActactgaataaaaacatttcatttcgAACCACAGTTCTAATTctattatttattcaacagtAGCttagtgtaaaagtttaaaggAGAACAACAGAAAGAAGCACTGATGgttcaaacatgaaaataacGAGGGGACGCCTACAGTTTATGGCAGgtaatgaaaataaagacacaaaagatgttttgaaactgcagtttttaaGTTTCCTGGATATCTAAGAACCGTCTacaacaggggtgtccaatcctggtcctggagggtcaccatcctgcaggttttacttgtttctctgctccaacacacctgatttgaatcaatgggtgattaacaggcttctgcagaacatgaagaggtgatttaaccactgaatcaggtgtgttggagcagagaaacaagtaaaacctgcaggattgtggccctcAAGGAAAACTGACTGCATGTTCTCCTGAACAGTATCTGCCACATCTATATCTATATACAATATCTATAATTGTGAAAAGATGACTTCACACCTACCAGGAATGTTGGTTTGCCTCCTTTCCAGAAAACCTGGATTTTAAAGGCCTTCTTCACTTTCCACACCTGCAAAAACGACAGTAAAACgtgtcatttattatttaaacatcacATAATAATCAAAAATATACTACAGGCTGTTTTAAAACTCCTTTGAGTTTGTTGTTCCTGCAATAATTTAGAAATTCTGAGGCGGGTTTTAGGTTTGGCTGAAATGGATGAAAAAATATGTTACTTCTGGTCACAAAGAATCATCGTCTTCTGTAGTATTATTGCagttaaatgtgtgtgtgtgtgtgtgtgtgtgtttacttcaATGATGGAGCCGATCCCAGCTGGTATGAGCACAAGGAGGCTTGTCTGCTCGTCGAACAAATAGAGAAAAATCACTATGGTGCTGAAACATCTCCACAGCACTGAAAGAGAACATGAGAACAGAAAACATACTGCAGCTTCAGTTCTGtctatgttttattaaaaaaaaaaaaaaaaggatccatAACGTTCTGATTACAGCAGCATTCTCTCTAGATGCAACCTTACTCAGTAGAAAACATTTTAGTGACAAGAGCTTTTAGTCACAgtaatgtttttcttcctgatataaaacttttacacatttaattCCCCTCAGAGTCTTATACAGCAAagagaagagaaataaaaacgaTGAGCAAAATCCTTCAGGTTAATTAACACACATAAACTCGAGATTTCCGCgctgtaaataaatgattagTTTATGACAAAATCCCAAACCCTCCATTACTCTGAAATGATTAAGGTGAGCAGAAGGACGCAAAATGCAACATCTGGGCACACAGCAGCCCAGACTTCCTGAATCCCATTCAGCACGAACGCACAGATGATGCCTCGTTCCTCGCCGGTTCACTTGTTTTACACGTCTTCCAAAAAAGGTTTATTACAGGCTGACAAGAACACCCTGTAACGCGCAGCCTGCTCAGCTCGTAAACAGAAACCCGCAGCTGTTCACTCTGCGCCGGTGAGAGGGAACGAGAGAGCCGTGGAATCACCTACCTGCTTTACTGGACATTCCCACCAtgcttttcttctgcttccagAAGCTGATGTCGTTTTTGAAAGCCAGGAAGTCAAAGAGGAGCTGGTGGGGGGNNNNNNNNNNNNNNNNNNNNNNNNNNNNNNNNNNNNCGACAGACAAGGTGAAAATTACACTAAAAGACatcagaaaaatatatataaaaaaaaaaaacaggtttattatTGCTCCAACGTTTCCCCAGCTTTGTGCTACGACTCACATGGAAAGCAGCAACAAAGAAGGTCAGAGCCAGAAAGTACAGGTTGGTGTCCACAAAGATCCCTTTAATCTCATCAGCATCCTTTTCAGTGAAACCTATAAAAACGACGACACGTTCAATGGATTCGTGCGTCTGCGTTTGAGTGCGAGCTCAAGAAAAGGATCAACCTACCGaactgctgcagagaaaaaacagcGTCCTGCATGTGGATCCAGAACCTAAGTCTCCCCAGAGAGATGGAGTCGTAGGAGATGGTCAGAGGCAGCTCTGTGGAGGTGCTGTTGATCTCCTGCAGTAAAGCCCAAAAACGTCTGTTAGTTCAAAACGCAACATTTCCTCTGGTCGTGTCGTTAGGAATGCGGTCTGGTGCACTTTACTGTTTAAATGTCAACCGTGTCAAGAAGGAAATAAAGAATGCAATAAAGGAAACGGTGCGTTTGATTTCATTGTTTCAGCTGGGACTAGTTAAAGGCTCAAACTCACCACCAGGTCTTTGACTCTGTTGCTGAGTTCATCGACAAACAGCAGAGGTAGATACACCATCTTTTTCCCATTCTGgaacctaaaaacacaaataaaactatttagggtgatgtttttttttgtgattaacCCAATTTGTAAATGTGTAACCAGTGCAAACAAATGCCTGCTTTTCTCAAGGCCGAAATGTATCAATACGCTCCACTCAGATCTGAAGATAAAACTACAGGAATCggatatttttaacaaaaatgtagTGTGAACGCTGGCTGCTGAGTGACTTTGCTGAAgttttttatgaagaaaaagctgaaactgggtTTTTTAGACGCAGAATGAGAGCTAATAATAGCAAAAgactatctaaaagtagcaaaaagctagctagacgctaaaaagtatcaaaaagacAAGCTGATTTcgaagagaacaatgtttttaaaggagttGAAGAGATCTTAATCTAGTTCTACAGGCATAATATTTGcaaatgtgttaaatattttggGAGATGTAAAAGATACCCTTCTCCTGATGCAGCTCAACGTTTTGACTGAACGgctaaaacagctcaaaggACGCAGAAGAAGTTAGATTGCACTgtagaaaaatgaaaagcaggaaACAAGTGTGCCGCTGattcactctctcacactcTGAGGTATCTGTGGACGTCACTCGGGAGGTAGTCtctgtcaaacaggaagtggtcacCGACGATGTTGAGTGTCAGACGTGAGCGCCAGTGGGACACCGGGTGATCGGGCGAAGAAGCGGCTCCGCCTTTGGCTCCGGTTCCCGCCGCGGGCTTACCGCCgcgctgcttcttcttctgctcttcctgtttctgacccTGTGAGATCACACAGACAGAGGTGAAGTTTTACCTTTTATACCAAAAGCACACAAAAGCTCTCCAGTATCCAAATGCACTGTGAGGTTATAAAGCTCTAgagtcagaggaaaaaaaagtcgcCATTCCATAATACGTTATGCAGTTCAGGAACAAACATGACAATTGTTAatggttatttttaatttgagacAGAAATTCAGCAGCTACCTGTGTCTGATCTTCCCCAGAAATCAGAGAGATTTCCGGAGGTTTCGGGACCATGTAGGTGGTGAGCTGGACCACTGAATGGACCTGCCGTGGATCCTGCCAAGGACTGACACCGGCCTGATGGACAAATATTAGTGCGTACAAAGTTCCATTGTTGCGCGTTTTCTTGGGGAGCGAGACATTGACTATCCTGCAAAGGAGCACAGAAAAGAGGGAAGGTGGAGGAGATGAGGTAAATGAATCTACAGCAGACTTCATTTGAGAAACTCACAGACAACTCAGtttgtcaatttatttatttatttttaaatatagctAGAACCACTAGTTTATCCATTAGGGtacaacacacattttattttaatatctgtaTAACTAGggctttttattcattttagtaACGTGcagctttgattttatttaaatctaaaacaatgAGAGAAGAATTTCCCGCACACGAGTCCTACCAACCTCTCAAACTTGCTGTCGACGTCAAAGTCTTCCTCTTTATGAATCAAAGTGTGCCCTCCTTCTGCATTTGACTGTAGTGACGTGTAGATACTCAACTAGAACACAGAGATGTCACAGTTATCATCAtgtatgtgttttaaaacaaccgTGTGACCTGAACAAACTCAATCGCCCACGTGGGACCAGCTGAACAGACAAAGAATCGAACTGCTGCTGATTAGTGCTGACCTGCAGTTTGGGGTTTGCAGCCAGGAAAGGTGTGATGCACTTGTCTCCTCTGGGGTTGTCGCAGGGTTTGGTGTAGACGATCCCATACATCACCCAGCAGGTGTGGAGCACGTACACCACAAACACTCCCACGATCAGCGAGGTGAAGGATGTTTTCAGGAACATGATCGCCGTTTCTCCCAGCTAGCTGAGCAGCAGGGCCATATGTCTGCAAATGAGGCGTCACAAAAAGGAGGATTTGATCGCAACGTGTACAAATAAATGAGGTTTCGATGATTTATGTTGTCAAAACATCCCTCCAGAAACCTCTTAAAAGGCATTTTACGTCACagtgtaaatataaaactgaaaacatgtcaaagGGACaatttatttggctttttttgaaCGCTACAACTTGCTTTTCCAGTTTTGCCAATGTCAAAACTAAGCAAGAAAATGATAGGcacatttatttgaaagttAAAATGAATGCACAGACCTGACATCCAGTtctaattttaataaacaacaatcCTGCTGCTGAATATGATATGGAGACATGTTTTGAATATGTCAACACGGCTGCATCTGTGCTGCTTTGTTTATGATTTCCTACAATAGATCCTTATTCTGGTGTTTCAGCTCATCTCTCACACagactagctgctgctgtctgttttaatcgcagtttaaagtttgaaaatgaaagTGAAGTGATGACGTTAGCATTACCGGTGGTGAATTTGGCGGAGGACGCTGTCTTCAGCTGAATCACTCGGCTGCCCATCCGTCCATTCAGATCCTGCAGGGCAGCTCAAAGCGACCACATCGCCCcctttttaaagctttcctCGGCTTGTTAGGGAAGACATCTGCTCACTCCTCGGCAGCTCAAACCTTCAGAGACAAGAATTAAAACCGTACTTATAAAAAGgagggataaaaaaaagtggaagCCGAAAGCGTGAGGTGGATCTAGGTTTCCGCCATTCGCTTCCTGGTTGGTTTGCATGAACGAGATTTGGGGAAGTATCGCGAGACTTAGATTACGGGTTagaaaagcagccaaacaaTAACGCGACACATCTAATATGAACAACTCCAGCGATTAATTAATGTGTCCAAATAGATATTAATTCATATTAAGTGAAAGCAGTGTTACAAGTAGCGTTAGTTATTCATAAAATTGCCGTGACCCGGATTCGAACCGGGGTTGCTGCGGCCACAACGCAGAGTACTAACCACTATACGATCACGGCTGCTTACGTACCACCTAATGTATTACCTATTTGCATATATTACATAATCTTTGAGAA
The DNA window shown above is from Kryptolebias marmoratus isolate JLee-2015 linkage group LG5, ASM164957v2, whole genome shotgun sequence and carries:
- the clptm1l gene encoding cleft lip and palate transmembrane protein 1-like protein; amino-acid sequence: MFLKTSFTSLIVGVFVVYVLHTCWVMYGIVYTKPCDNPRGDKCITPFLAANPKLQLSIYTSLQSNAEGGHTLIHKEEDFDVDSKFERIVNVSLPKKTRNNGTLYALIFVHQAGVSPWQDPRQVHSVVQLTTYMVPKPPEISLISGEDQTQGQKQEEQKKKQRGGKPAAGTGAKGGAASSPDHPVSHWRSRLTLNIVGDHFLFDRDYLPSDVHRYLRVFQNGKKMVYLPLLFVDELSNRVKDLVEINSTSTELPLTISYDSISLGRLRFWIHMQDAVFSLQQFGFTEKDADEIKGIFVDTNLYFLALTFFVAAFHLLFDFLAFKNDISFWKQKKSMVGMSSKAVLWRCFSTIVIFLYLFDEQTSLLVLIPAGIGSIIEVWKVKKAFKIQVFWKGGKPTFLFGKLDESERRTEEYDTLAMKYLSYLLYPLCIGGAVYALIFLRYKSWYSWLINSLVNGVYAFGFLFMLPQLFVNYKLKSVAHLPWKAFMYKAFNTFIDDVFAFIITMPTSHRLACFRDDVVFLIYLYQRWLYPVDRTRVNEYGISYDEKPKGKPHKE